CTTTTCtgcatagttctttaaataagcTAAAATGTAAGACTGTGCCTTATCTAGTAAGATATGACTACTTATTTTTGTTTCCAGTATTATTATGTAATATTACAGACAGAAATTGAAATTCTGTCTCTTGTATATATGTACTCTGTatcattaggtacttaaataaaagtaaacaatttgtacattttcgggtagttataacattgattaaccaaccaaatacaaaaccacctggatctgtcactgaacgacctgacttacattatttgatcatgtaatgttttcatctaccctcaactggcttaagaagccatttgagggtagattttgtttactcttttttaaatacctatagatacagagtataggtaggtaggtatagtaaaGCTCTAGGTGCTAATTCCAAAtagttggcaactgtcaaaggtttctatagatggcgccagcataagTATTATGTTTCTAGCTGTTCTATGAGATTGACTGAAATCTGGCATCCAGCGGCGGTATCATCACCTTTTTaacacctgtcatgtcatgcgtcactctCGCAcgtacatacttgttagaacgtgacaggcatgatgacagatgataaaaaaccgaccatcaaaaggggcccactgattaaacagtccgccggacggtatctatcagcctgtcagctgtttggaactgtcaaaattttgttctaactgacaggccggtaccgtccggcggactgttaatcagtgggcccctttagcccTGTAGGCCATTAAAAAAACAAGTATATTGACAGTATTCGTAGGATTGACAGGTAAAATCTATGCCAGCGCCATCTATAAatacttccaccggccaaccccattgttatATATAGGCCTTAAAATAACCTCATTATGTTTAGTATTAagttaccttattgtatatgtaACACATAAGgtccaccccacactagcgtctctcgACGGCGTCGAATCAACtctggctgctgctcgacgccaCGTTGACGCGACTGCGCGGCGACACCATTTTCCATAGAGCTGActagacgccaacgctcaaaagacgctagtgtgtggTGGCTCTTAATGTACAGATTGTACAGAATGTATGATATGTACAGAAGACGTAAAAAAACGCCCAAAATGCCATGGGTCCTAGACTTCTCCACTTTTACAATACATACACAGGTTTGCACCACTTTTACAATAAATAACTTTGccactaaactgcaaaacgtaattcaagaccaaaaaaagtaagacaatgttgccactgcaataatttgtctgtaaaatagtaaattccttttgataaataatcacgctaagataatttatttattagtaattttactcctactatttaaaaaagtacttttatttttacataaatacaagacgcgctaataaaaagtggcaacattttcttactttttttggtcttgaattacgttttgcagtatagtaACAAATTGCTGAGAATTCGGCCCAGCTTATTTTTGTTTATCCTTTTATGCAATCAATATAAAATTTTAACCCATTGACCGCCACATTGTGAAACGACGCCATACATATGTAGTgcattttccatcgtatttcctcggtaacgttcgtatttgtcatgcttcttcagtcaacgtcagtactttttgtaccgagactgactgaaatagcaagacacgttcgtaagtttccgtgaaaatacgatggaaaataattatacactacatctgtacttgtGGTTGGACTTGAGAATTTTCTGTTCTTCCGACCATCTTTGgccggttaaaaggttaaatcGTTGTAATTTGAACCTTCTGCAAAAGGAATAAAGTTGCGTTTTCGACTTTCACCTTTAGAAGTATGTGatatttaattaggtacttggTTTATAATAATAGgttctaaatattatattataaacagagaaatataagtaaaaaaagtgtGAAAGTTAAAGTCcactgatgtatggagtagagatgccacgaatattcggcaactattcggtattcagccactttgccgaatattcggtattcggccgaatgtagcctactattcggccgaataccgaatatctgttgcacctacctaaaaagaaaaattacacaaaagaATAATCAAaaactaggtacttatatttaatatttaaaatgtattcttggaaagtagttaaaatacgaaggcacgattttgagcatttgttgactacaaaatattttatttttatcatgggtctgataactacattcattaattctgttcaacattaaaatatatcttagcaaacgttgtgctttgttggcgaacagttttcataataattgtgactcaaaatgtccgcatgtcatgccgaatattcggtattcggccaaatccagtattcggggcatctctagtatggagttaccactctttctttacttatatttctctatgattatAAATAAGGAAACTCTTATATTATAAGGAAAATTATATTGTTAAGTTCTACAAATTGTTTGGATATAGTTATGTTTAGTTTTGTTAACAATTACGTCTTAAAAAGGTTATTTAGTTATTTCGTTTTGATCTGTCAACCAAATAgtattagggtggtattccaaaAACGCTGCCAAGTTCGCTTGGTctaaccaaagagaatttgaaatagagagttactgtcatggtaaattatgtggCTACAGtacagggatgtaacggatgtggttttatcggaaccgaaaacggaaacagatgttttcaatttagtttaacggaaccgaaaacggaaacggaaccgaaaacggaaccggaaccagaatcggagcctgactttttaacgatgcacgatgtagtcgttttcccctttctagaataaaccttcagacaaagtttacacttagccgtgtccccactaacttcatcaaaatagttccaaatcgaacttgatttcggattcattgtgcgttttttttacacactaactttcaccacacacactacacacagtcagtagtcagtacacgcaaccgattttaattttaataacacgaataaaacaaagtatacaaacaaacaacaaattagcgtagcacgtgtaaagcggggcgatgagcgaatgactggtatgaacctgtttgttttttatgtacgccgccgccgcgcgaagcattgacatccgttataacttccgtttcaaacataacggaaccggaacagaaacggatgtgtaataccaaacggaagttctgccttaacggaaacggaaccggagctccgtaacatccctgctacagtacatttactaccatctttcgacagacgattaaaactattagaacaccatttgactttgatcattattctttcactgatatgtgttaacttgttaaatatgaatattaacgccagtggttatattctctttgattaacgccatctactcgagagcacagaagaaataatagtactaccgtacagaaaggacacttacTACAAACCCGAACTTTGACatcgattcagggtcgaatcatgctatccctttctaatatatggcactatccctttcggctatttagggttgtcaaaattcaagtgattatcttatctgtggtcgtgcacgcacaaggaagtcaagtggtgccaaccctaataattgctcggagcggttacatatcagaataccgaaaactgatttacctaatgttgaatcacctatgcttgattcacctatttttaaatgacctatcgatcattttacctaaacattgactgacctaagtttataatacctaagctcaaataacctaatggacgaaacacctaatgcacgatatacctaatgcacgttttacctactgcacgtttcacctaaagctattatacctaatgaacgaatcacctatagctgatatacctaatggacgatacacctaaagctgatatacctaataaacgatgtacctaaacttgatttacctaatggacgaaatacctaaaactgttaaacctatcgcacgaaatacctaaagttgatatacttcctgaacgaattacctaatgtcgatatgcctaatgcacggaatacctaaagtctatatacctagtacaaaattcatatcattttgcgGAATGATCCAAGTGGCAACCAACTCCACCtaataaatcgtatgatttcccaaccttacagtagaaactgtttgtttggataacaacttaaGAATACACTTTTTAAaacgctactttttaggtagtagactgatttcgtaagtctaatacaaaattagttatcttatcttatcaaaacttgatttttgtaagttaacatcatgacgatgaaataaaagtcggttttggcactgtttggtcgcagttaacctaacacgctcctcctcgctttgctcgtcgtcgcacctatctcgactctggcaaatgactagaccttatattataataaaaaatagtaagccaattgaatgatttggctaaaaaatgtataccatgtcctaataatattctactaaacaataattatatttttgattttaggtacatatttcgttcattaagtgcatcgacttcaggtatttcgtgcattaggtgtatcgaatttaggtatttcgttcattaggtatgttaactttaggtaattcgatcattaggtataccgactttaggtaattcgtgcagtaggtatgttaactttaggcaattcgatcattaggtataccgagtttcggtatttcgtgcattaggtatatcagcattaggtgtttcgtgtattatgtatattagctttaggtatttcgagtattaggtgtttcaactttagataaatcgagcataggtattttgagcttaggtaaaccaattgtaggtgaaacgtgcgataggtaattcgttcattaggtgttatgagcttaggttaattgatcattaggtatttaaaaaaataggtgaaacgagcataggtgattcaacattaggtaaatcgattttcggtattctgatatgtaaccctcGGAGCAATGCttagccgagttcgaccgaagtcaggagtgtctccccactgtcgAGAgtaggttatggcgccatcgctcgaaaggATTGCACCAtgcctttggcctatagtcgagtagatggcgttaatattattttttaataagttaacacatatcagtgaaagaataaggatcaaagtcaaatggcgttctaacagttttatgttctgtcgaaagatggcagtaaatttacatgaggctacataatttacttcgtcaatccgtctctatacactctattctctttggtctaactctctcttatggggctgtccattaattacgtcatcgatttttgacgattttggacccccccccctataatcatccaaaaatcatgcttcaaatgaccccatttcctcctacttcatgctaccgtcatccgatgtccagaccccccccccctaatttgaaatgacgtaatttatgaatagcccctatgtgtAATGAcacacattttattaaatacatataggtatgtaattgTGTTTACCTATAAGAAAGTGCCATAATGTAAAATGTTtgctaattaatgtaatcagaATATTTGTGGAAGTAAACTACTTTtgcttatttttgttatttatttgcgCTTACGtaacaaaaacgtcactgtACATAAAGTATATAAGTTGTCTGTGGTATGATACCTCTGATCTTTTTTGAGGATGATTTTTTTATGCTCAATCAATAAAGCACAACTGAGGTTTATACCAACGAGTTTTGGTCACAAagtacatatagctggtcaagcagatcttgtcagtagaaaaaggcggcaaatttgaaaaatgtaggcgcgaagggatatcgtcccatagaaaatttgaatttcgcgcctttttttactgacaagatctgcttgaccagctataaataataataataaaataactctttacatagagtaggtaggtacatttcaaaaaactatttttaactttATCTATTATGGATCCCTTTTGGCTAAAAGCCACCACACATATATGAAACCTCTGCCCTCAACCTGGCATGGAAGCCAACTATTATCTGATGGGCGTTTGGTACTATACTAAGCTGGGCCTTCCAGCTTGCCGGGTATGATCTGGGGGCTGCTACTATGAAATACTTAATTTCGCTATCTGGCTTTATCACATGAATAGAGTGGTTACTAAAGTTCTGATTATGTCCATGATCTAGCAAGCTATGTTTTCTCAAAGGTTTTAGTACTTAAATGAAATGACAGCTTTAAAAACCATaaataaatgcatttatttataacttaatCTAGCAAATAAAGTTAAGATTCAGCACTTTTTATATAATCTTCATCCATCTTTTCAAACTTCTCCTTATAATCCTCTGGCACACTGACGGCTGACAAATCCTCTGCCCCAACTTCCGACTCCTTCTGAATCAAAATATCCACAACATTCTCACATGCTAATAAAACTTTTGGGTCTTTCTCCCATTTGTGATACTCCCGTAACACATAATATACTCCATTGTTCCGTAGAATCTCTCTACAGTTCTGTTTACTACAGAACTTGTTTAGCGTCTCTAAAATCATTTTGCGTATATCTACATCGAATTCTCTCTTTTTCTCTTTAGGTAAGTATTGCAAtgctatcggcagcacatccaTTTCTTCATCTGGATAATCCTCATTGCCCATTAAAGGATTTAGCAGATATGTAAGTATGTCCAAATCTGGGTTAAGTAATATATCATGGTATTCAACGTCAAATGATAGGTTTCTTATAGTTCCTATAGCACCGCCACGACGAATGTTAGATTGCTCGTAATTGCAAAATGGCAGGATTTTTATTAAAGGTACGTGTGGGTTCTCTTCTGTCAGCCATTTGCGTATTCTACTGCTGCAGCTCAGGTTGCTAAACATGGCTGCAAGGTAGTGTAATTTCGAACCCGTTTTATTGAAGTCAATGTTGACGTAAACGTTTAAAATGTCATTTAATTTAGGTATTAATGTGTCTAAACACACTTCCAACTCATCTTCCAGCCGCGTTATGTTGGAAAGTATCATACAAGCTGCATCCGCGTCCTTTTTATTA
The Cydia splendana chromosome 24, ilCydSple1.2, whole genome shotgun sequence DNA segment above includes these coding regions:
- the LOC134802177 gene encoding protein HGH1 homolog, which produces MSKDPLDELLQFLKPDSRIDLKHIALDHLVGLSGSEDGIHTLLKNEQVIASIIELTSDSVDEVAKNALLALVNITANAKGASEILKYRPSTCKNIIELLIGYVLDPNKKDADAACMILSNITRLEDELEVCLDTLIPKLNDILNVYVNIDFNKTGSKLHYLAAMFSNLSCSSRIRKWLTEENPHVPLIKILPFCNYEQSNIRRGGAIGTIRNLSFDVEYHDILLNPDLDILTYLLNPLMGNEDYPDEEMDVLPIALQYLPKEKKREFDVDIRKMILETLNKFCSKQNCREILRNNGVYYVLREYHKWEKDPKVLLACENVVDILIQKESEVGAEDLSAVSVPEDYKEKFEKMDEDYIKSAES